One genomic segment of Cololabis saira isolate AMF1-May2022 chromosome 22, fColSai1.1, whole genome shotgun sequence includes these proteins:
- the LOC133423425 gene encoding coiled-coil-helix-coiled-coil-helix domain-containing protein 7-like, with amino-acid sequence MDVYVSLCRSFGRLKTDLKRRKKVYRLLHRKLRVHGLEPVKNLLRTVFPEGVQNHQDPDHGQVVYVTESDASQKCLDINNYDKSMCSMYFQRYKNCRKYWHGIMVQRRRVGVRPDMPTAAEREEMLTALGGKPY; translated from the exons ATGGACGTCTACGTGTCTCTCTGCCGGTCCTTCGG ACGACTGAAGACGGACCTGAAGAGACGGAAGAAAGTTTATCGTCTCCTGCACCGGAAACTG aggGTCCATGGTCTCG AACCGGTGAAGAACCTGCTGAGAACCGTGTTCCCTGAGGGAGTCCAGAACCACCAGGACCCGGATCATGGTCAG GTGGTCTACGTGACG GAGAGCGACGCGTCTCAGAAATGTCTGGACATCAACAACTACGACAAGAGCATGTGCTCCATGTATTTCCAGAGATACAAGAACTGCAGGAAGTACTGG CACGGCATCATGGTCCAGAGGAGGCGGGTCGGCGTCCGGCCCGACATGCCCACGGCCgcggagagagaggagatgctAACGGCGCTAGGAGGGAAGCCCTACTGA
- the LOC133423426 gene encoding coiled-coil-helix-coiled-coil-helix domain-containing protein 7-like, translated as MAVYAKTRKRLLIDLLHENGICISYDRVLEVSALLGESVVNQYVESDASQKCLDINNYDKSMCSMYFQRYKNCRKYWHGIMVQRRRDGVRPDMPTAAEREEMLTALGGKPY; from the exons ATGGCGGTGTATGCTAAAACACGAAAGCGACTACTCATTGACCTACTTCATGAGAATGGGATATGCATCTCCTATGACAGGGTGTTGGAGGTTTCCGCACTGCTAGGAGAATCTGTGGTGAACCAGTATGTG GAGAGCGACGCGTCTCAGAAATGTCTGGACATCAACAACTACGACAAGAGCATGTGCTCCATGTATTTCCAGAGATACAAGAACTGCAGGAAGTACTGG CACGGCATCATGGTCCAGAGGAGGCGGGACGGCGTCCGGCCAGACATGCCCACGGCGgcggagagagaggagatgctAACGGCGCTAGGAGGGAAGCCCTACTGA